One Rosa chinensis cultivar Old Blush chromosome 5, RchiOBHm-V2, whole genome shotgun sequence genomic region harbors:
- the LOC112166883 gene encoding cytochrome P450 CYP72A219 isoform X1 encodes MEVTLASWVALSLVFISIIVRWAWSVLDWLWLKPKKLERCLREQGLQGNSYRFFYGDLKENSILLKHAKSKPMNLSTSHDIAPRLIPFFDQTVKTYGKNSFVWMGPVPRVNIMNPEDMKDVFTKLDDFQKPASNPLSRLLATGILVYEGEKWAKHRRIINPSFHVEKLKQMLPAFHKSCDEMIKEWESLASQEGSSCLLDVWPSLQHLTADVISRAAFGSSYQEGRKIFELLKEQVVLVINTFQSVYIPGWRFLPTKMNKRMKKIDKEVKGLLKGIINKREKAIGAGEASKDDLLGALMESKFKDIQGDGKVGMSIEDVIEECKLFYFAGQETTSVLLVWTMILLGQSQNWQDRARQEVLQVFGSNKPDFDGLSHLKVVTMILLEVLRLYPAVVVISRITHKKTQLGKYSLPAGVQVGLPTLLIHRDKELWGDDANEFNPERFSEGVSKATKSQLSFFPFGGGPRICIGQNFAMMEAKLALSLILLHFDFKLSPSYAHAPSAPMIRPQYGAPIILQKR; translated from the exons ATGGAAGTAACATTGGCTAGTTGGGTAGCGCTGAGCCTTGTGTTTATTAGCATAATAGTAAGATGGGCATGGAGTGTGCTGGATTGGCTTTGGCTGAAGCCGAAGAAGCTAGAAAGATGTTTGAGGGAGCAAGGCCTTCAGGGCAATTCCTACAGGTTCTTTTATGGAGACTTGAAGGAGAACTCTATCCTGCTCAAACatgcaaaatccaaacccatgaACCTCTCCACCTCCCATGACATAGCACCACGGCTCATCCCTTTTTTCGATCAAACCGTAAAAACTTATG GTAAGAACTCTTTTGTTTGGATGGGCCCCGTACCAAGGGTGAACATTATGAATCCTGAAGATATGAAAGATGTCTTCACAAAACTTGATGATTTTCAGAAGCCAGCATCAAACCCACTTTCCAGGTTGCTAGCAACGGGTATTTTAGTCTATGAAGGTGAAAAATGGGCTAAACACAGGAGGATCATCAACCCATCATTCCATGTAGAGAAACTAAAG CAAATGTTACCCGCCTTTCACAAAAGTTGTGATGAGATGATTAAGGAATGGGAAAGCTTGGCGTCCCAAGAGGGCTCGTCATGTCTGTTGGATGTTTGGCCATCTCTACAACACTTGACGGCCGATGTGATTTCTCGAGCAGCATTTGGAAGTAGCTATCAAGAAGGACGAAAAATATTTGAACTCCTCAAAGAGCAAGTAGTGCTTGTAATAAATACATTCCAAAGTGTTTACATACCAGGATGGAG GTTTCTACCAACTAAGATGAACAAGAGGATGAAGAAAATTGACAAAGAGGTAAAAGGTTTACTTAAGGgtataataaataaaagagagaagGCTATTGGGGCAGGTGAAGCCTCTAAAGATGACTTATTAGGTGCACTTATGGAGTCAAAATTCAAGGACATCCAAGGAGATGGGAAGGTTGGGATGAGTATTGAAGATGTAATTGAGGAATGTAAGCTGTTTTACTTTGCTGGGCAAGAGACTACTTCAGTATTGCTGGTTTGGACTATGATATTACTTGGTCAAAGTCAGAATTGGCAAGATCGAGCAAGACAAGAGGTTTTGCAAGTCTTTGGAAGCAACAAGCCAGACTTTGATGGACTATCTCATCTAAAAGTA GTAACAATGATTTTACTTGAAGTTCTTCGATTGTACCCTGCAGTGGTTGTGATCTCTCGAATCACCCACAAGAAAACACAACTCGGGAAATACTCACTACCAGCTGGAGTCCAAGTCGGCTTACCAACACTGCTCATTCACCGTGACAAGGAACTGTGGGGTGATGATGCAAACGAGTTCAATCCTGAGAGATTTTCGGAAGGAGTTTCCAAGGCAACAAAGAGCCAACTCTCATTCTTCCCTTTTGGAGGCGGTCCCCGGATTTGCATCGGACAAAACTTTGCTATGATGGAAGCGAAGTTGGCCTTATCATTGATCTTGCTACACTTTGACTTCAAGCTTTCTCCATCTTATGCTCATGCGCCTTCCGCACCTATGATTCGACCACAATATGGAGCTCCTATCATTTTACAGAAACGTTAA
- the LOC112166883 gene encoding cytochrome P450 72A15 isoform X2: MGPVPRVNIMNPEDMKDVFTKLDDFQKPASNPLSRLLATGILVYEGEKWAKHRRIINPSFHVEKLKQMLPAFHKSCDEMIKEWESLASQEGSSCLLDVWPSLQHLTADVISRAAFGSSYQEGRKIFELLKEQVVLVINTFQSVYIPGWRFLPTKMNKRMKKIDKEVKGLLKGIINKREKAIGAGEASKDDLLGALMESKFKDIQGDGKVGMSIEDVIEECKLFYFAGQETTSVLLVWTMILLGQSQNWQDRARQEVLQVFGSNKPDFDGLSHLKVVTMILLEVLRLYPAVVVISRITHKKTQLGKYSLPAGVQVGLPTLLIHRDKELWGDDANEFNPERFSEGVSKATKSQLSFFPFGGGPRICIGQNFAMMEAKLALSLILLHFDFKLSPSYAHAPSAPMIRPQYGAPIILQKR; this comes from the exons ATGGGCCCCGTACCAAGGGTGAACATTATGAATCCTGAAGATATGAAAGATGTCTTCACAAAACTTGATGATTTTCAGAAGCCAGCATCAAACCCACTTTCCAGGTTGCTAGCAACGGGTATTTTAGTCTATGAAGGTGAAAAATGGGCTAAACACAGGAGGATCATCAACCCATCATTCCATGTAGAGAAACTAAAG CAAATGTTACCCGCCTTTCACAAAAGTTGTGATGAGATGATTAAGGAATGGGAAAGCTTGGCGTCCCAAGAGGGCTCGTCATGTCTGTTGGATGTTTGGCCATCTCTACAACACTTGACGGCCGATGTGATTTCTCGAGCAGCATTTGGAAGTAGCTATCAAGAAGGACGAAAAATATTTGAACTCCTCAAAGAGCAAGTAGTGCTTGTAATAAATACATTCCAAAGTGTTTACATACCAGGATGGAG GTTTCTACCAACTAAGATGAACAAGAGGATGAAGAAAATTGACAAAGAGGTAAAAGGTTTACTTAAGGgtataataaataaaagagagaagGCTATTGGGGCAGGTGAAGCCTCTAAAGATGACTTATTAGGTGCACTTATGGAGTCAAAATTCAAGGACATCCAAGGAGATGGGAAGGTTGGGATGAGTATTGAAGATGTAATTGAGGAATGTAAGCTGTTTTACTTTGCTGGGCAAGAGACTACTTCAGTATTGCTGGTTTGGACTATGATATTACTTGGTCAAAGTCAGAATTGGCAAGATCGAGCAAGACAAGAGGTTTTGCAAGTCTTTGGAAGCAACAAGCCAGACTTTGATGGACTATCTCATCTAAAAGTA GTAACAATGATTTTACTTGAAGTTCTTCGATTGTACCCTGCAGTGGTTGTGATCTCTCGAATCACCCACAAGAAAACACAACTCGGGAAATACTCACTACCAGCTGGAGTCCAAGTCGGCTTACCAACACTGCTCATTCACCGTGACAAGGAACTGTGGGGTGATGATGCAAACGAGTTCAATCCTGAGAGATTTTCGGAAGGAGTTTCCAAGGCAACAAAGAGCCAACTCTCATTCTTCCCTTTTGGAGGCGGTCCCCGGATTTGCATCGGACAAAACTTTGCTATGATGGAAGCGAAGTTGGCCTTATCATTGATCTTGCTACACTTTGACTTCAAGCTTTCTCCATCTTATGCTCATGCGCCTTCCGCACCTATGATTCGACCACAATATGGAGCTCCTATCATTTTACAGAAACGTTAA
- the LOC112166883 gene encoding cytochrome P450 72A15 isoform X3, which produces MQMLPAFHKSCDEMIKEWESLASQEGSSCLLDVWPSLQHLTADVISRAAFGSSYQEGRKIFELLKEQVVLVINTFQSVYIPGWRFLPTKMNKRMKKIDKEVKGLLKGIINKREKAIGAGEASKDDLLGALMESKFKDIQGDGKVGMSIEDVIEECKLFYFAGQETTSVLLVWTMILLGQSQNWQDRARQEVLQVFGSNKPDFDGLSHLKVVTMILLEVLRLYPAVVVISRITHKKTQLGKYSLPAGVQVGLPTLLIHRDKELWGDDANEFNPERFSEGVSKATKSQLSFFPFGGGPRICIGQNFAMMEAKLALSLILLHFDFKLSPSYAHAPSAPMIRPQYGAPIILQKR; this is translated from the exons CAAATGTTACCCGCCTTTCACAAAAGTTGTGATGAGATGATTAAGGAATGGGAAAGCTTGGCGTCCCAAGAGGGCTCGTCATGTCTGTTGGATGTTTGGCCATCTCTACAACACTTGACGGCCGATGTGATTTCTCGAGCAGCATTTGGAAGTAGCTATCAAGAAGGACGAAAAATATTTGAACTCCTCAAAGAGCAAGTAGTGCTTGTAATAAATACATTCCAAAGTGTTTACATACCAGGATGGAG GTTTCTACCAACTAAGATGAACAAGAGGATGAAGAAAATTGACAAAGAGGTAAAAGGTTTACTTAAGGgtataataaataaaagagagaagGCTATTGGGGCAGGTGAAGCCTCTAAAGATGACTTATTAGGTGCACTTATGGAGTCAAAATTCAAGGACATCCAAGGAGATGGGAAGGTTGGGATGAGTATTGAAGATGTAATTGAGGAATGTAAGCTGTTTTACTTTGCTGGGCAAGAGACTACTTCAGTATTGCTGGTTTGGACTATGATATTACTTGGTCAAAGTCAGAATTGGCAAGATCGAGCAAGACAAGAGGTTTTGCAAGTCTTTGGAAGCAACAAGCCAGACTTTGATGGACTATCTCATCTAAAAGTA GTAACAATGATTTTACTTGAAGTTCTTCGATTGTACCCTGCAGTGGTTGTGATCTCTCGAATCACCCACAAGAAAACACAACTCGGGAAATACTCACTACCAGCTGGAGTCCAAGTCGGCTTACCAACACTGCTCATTCACCGTGACAAGGAACTGTGGGGTGATGATGCAAACGAGTTCAATCCTGAGAGATTTTCGGAAGGAGTTTCCAAGGCAACAAAGAGCCAACTCTCATTCTTCCCTTTTGGAGGCGGTCCCCGGATTTGCATCGGACAAAACTTTGCTATGATGGAAGCGAAGTTGGCCTTATCATTGATCTTGCTACACTTTGACTTCAAGCTTTCTCCATCTTATGCTCATGCGCCTTCCGCACCTATGATTCGACCACAATATGGAGCTCCTATCATTTTACAGAAACGTTAA